Within Thermococcus celer Vu 13 = JCM 8558, the genomic segment CCAGTTCTGGGCGGAGGTTTACTTTAAAAAAGCCGGCTGGCTGGTCTTCGATCCCCTCCATTCCGACCCCAACGTCTACGTGCCCTTCGAGCTCGAGGTGTCACCGCCAAAAATAACCCTCGACCCCGGTTCCTCCGGGGAGATTACGGTAAAGTTCGAGCGCGTCGCGAGCGGCACGAACTCAAGCGTTACCGTCGACGTCCCTTCCCTCGGAAGAATCGCCACCGTCAACGAATCGGGGATACACAACCTGACGGTGGGGCCCTTCAGGGAACCCGGTTACTATCCGGTGATCGTCAGGGCGGTCACGAACGCCGGAACCCGGGCCTCGGTGCTCCGCCTCACCGCCGTCACCGTTCCGGGCGGGATAACTGTAATTCCGGACCAGGCGGCGATTGTCCTCCCCAAAGGGAGCGGGGCAACCCTTGAACTCACCGTAAATGGAGCCCCCAAGGAACTCAATCTCGATACGGACTCCCCGCTGGTTGAGGCGTGGGGCCTTCAGAAGACGCCCGAGGGTGGGAGGAGGATAGAGGTCGGACTGAGGGCGCCCCCCGGGTACACCCCCGGATGGCACGTCGTGAACGTGACCGTTGAAGGTGACTCAGAGGAATACCCCCTCAACGTCCCCGTCTTCGTCATGGAGCCCACCTCAATCGGTGCGGACGTTCCCCCCACAACCACGGCGGGCGATTCTATGACCCTGAACGGCACGGTAAAGGGGACACTCACCGAAACCGCTCCCCGGGCTGGGGCCGTCGCGGTGTTCCTGGAGGGTGAGAAGAGGGACGTCCTGATAGGGTACGGCAACGTCTCGAACGGGACGTTTTCACTCCCCGTCAAAATCCCGGAGTATCTAAAACCCGGAACCTACCGGCTGAAGCTTTACTACCTCACGCCCCTTGGATACCCGTACCTCTCCTCAAGCACCACGAGGACGGTTAAAATAAAGGGGCTCGCGGGGTTTTCGCTGCCGGGGCGGATTCTGGCCAATCCCGGAAACCTGACCATCGTGGGGGGTCTCGTTGATGGGGCGGGTGAACCGATACCCAACGCCACCGTCTCCTATTACCTGGACGGGATACCCATTGGAAACGAAACGACGCTAACCGACGGTAGGTTCTCCCTGAGGCTGGAGATCCCGGGGATAGAGAGGCACAATCTGACGCTCAGCTACGCCGGGAGCATCAACTACTCCCCCGCGACCAGAACGGTTGAGCTGGCCACTGTTAAGCTCGAAATCCCGGGAAAGGTGATCGGAGAACTCGGGAAGCCCGTTAGGGTCAGGGGGAGGGTCGTGGGGGTTGAGAACGCCACCCTCAACGCCTACGTATTTCCAGGCAAGACCTACACCTTCAAGGTGGTCAACGGGAGCTTTGACTTTACCATCGAGCCCTTCAAGACCGTCGGGGATAGGTCCGTGGAGTTCAGGCACGGGAGCAGGGTTCTGGAGAGGATAACCGTCACGATAGTATCCCCGGTGAAGATAGAACTGCTGACCCGGGAAGCAAGGGGCGAAAAGACCGCCAGGCTGAGGTTTAGGGTCGTGGACTCGGTCAACGATCCCGTGGTCGGCGTATACCTCAACGTAAGCCTCGGCAACTTCGCGATGCGCACGATGACCAACGACTCCGGGATAGCCACCCTCGACGTCCCCGTGCCCGAGGGAGAAACCAACGCCACCGTCACCGTGACGTTCGAGGGTTCCCCCTACTACCTGCCCGCGAGCGGGAGGTTCTACGTCGTAATCGGCAAAAAGCCGAGAATTCCCTGGTTCTACATCGGCTTGATGCTGATAATCGGGGCCCTGGTGGCCAGGTACCGGCTT encodes:
- a CDS encoding transglutaminase domain-containing protein; protein product: MVRRKYIAFLTLTLLSLMIASLVLGPVLIGVPPGTRSIEGILSPRLPPGNESNETVPLVEVPFSPHFVLLVTGAAHTHYLRLNVYTDYVGGRWVTRNTTKIPSNVIAPPEIGVPHHSERDRITVVSFQPLTGNLFTSLYTTRVDGAGVEALPEYNLFRTALNVTTYSFSSVSYTFDWPYLVNLTAGNQTEYLTAPNDTQLRDFARTVTLGFRSDYEKALAIARYLANNYRLGNATPPEGADRLKWFLFESKRGSSYDFASAFVVLARLSGLPARLVEGVYIDAVPRTQVVTEKKSQFWAEVYFKKAGWLVFDPLHSDPNVYVPFELEVSPPKITLDPGSSGEITVKFERVASGTNSSVTVDVPSLGRIATVNESGIHNLTVGPFREPGYYPVIVRAVTNAGTRASVLRLTAVTVPGGITVIPDQAAIVLPKGSGATLELTVNGAPKELNLDTDSPLVEAWGLQKTPEGGRRIEVGLRAPPGYTPGWHVVNVTVEGDSEEYPLNVPVFVMEPTSIGADVPPTTTAGDSMTLNGTVKGTLTETAPRAGAVAVFLEGEKRDVLIGYGNVSNGTFSLPVKIPEYLKPGTYRLKLYYLTPLGYPYLSSSTTRTVKIKGLAGFSLPGRILANPGNLTIVGGLVDGAGEPIPNATVSYYLDGIPIGNETTLTDGRFSLRLEIPGIERHNLTLSYAGSINYSPATRTVELATVKLEIPGKVIGELGKPVRVRGRVVGVENATLNAYVFPGKTYTFKVVNGSFDFTIEPFKTVGDRSVEFRHGSRVLERITVTIVSPVKIELLTREARGEKTARLRFRVVDSVNDPVVGVYLNVSLGNFAMRTMTNDSGIATLDVPVPEGETNATVTVTFEGSPYYLPASGRFYVVIGKKPRIPWFYIGLMLIIGALVARYRLVRRRPEEKRQEKILKIIFKNGIPLFQEGEALEISVECDGEPELYVDGKLLGRGRDFRLSLPLGDHTIEAKCNGLVETATARVVPSYNEAVIEYYERCFLPWAKGVGVTVDELTPGEIAETLTDMMYPWEPIDALTAIFEKAKYSGRRVSREEFIRFYRSVLEVIGGGCVV